A genomic region of Stenotrophomonas sp. NA06056 contains the following coding sequences:
- a CDS encoding histidine kinase: MIASFSLIIRHLLAWAAALFVAGMVWSGIFSGMRDGPGWVFGLLVMFLMISALGSAVTHVRRVWLVAGRLDGATLSGRQRRQIELPMDAGQAFAVVEAAVGELPRVEEVESSAGSLQVRAYVRRVDPWNGRQASRWNLPARLAIKRNSVLATVTPGQGTCTVTLLFEPDAGWWADLLALDEGSNYENAEAVTRAISRRVADQRRDEQAAAEQTQVEKELSVARLNLLHAQVEPHFLYNSLANAQVLTRTDPARADQMLGHLIQYLRSSLPQVDESVSTLGVELDRTRAYLEILRIRMGARLAVEVQVPAELHDVKLPAMALQTLVENAIKHGLEPKPGGGTIWIIARGFDDHVTVTVADDGLGFGQGTSGTGIGLKNLRERLRLTCGEQAGVAIVANFPSGVAATMTLPQSAKEPRHAA; encoded by the coding sequence GTGATCGCCAGCTTCTCCCTCATCATTCGCCACCTGCTGGCCTGGGCCGCAGCGCTGTTCGTTGCCGGCATGGTCTGGAGCGGCATCTTCAGCGGTATGCGCGACGGCCCGGGCTGGGTGTTCGGGCTGCTGGTGATGTTCCTGATGATCTCCGCGCTGGGCAGCGCGGTGACCCACGTGCGCCGGGTCTGGCTGGTGGCCGGCCGCCTGGATGGTGCCACCCTGTCCGGGCGCCAACGCCGGCAGATCGAACTGCCGATGGATGCCGGCCAGGCGTTCGCGGTGGTCGAAGCGGCCGTCGGCGAACTGCCTCGGGTTGAAGAGGTGGAGAGCTCCGCCGGCAGCCTGCAGGTGCGCGCCTATGTGCGCCGCGTGGATCCCTGGAATGGGCGTCAGGCGTCGCGCTGGAACCTGCCTGCGCGGCTGGCGATCAAGCGCAACAGCGTGCTGGCCACGGTGACGCCGGGGCAGGGCACCTGCACGGTCACCCTGCTGTTCGAGCCGGATGCTGGCTGGTGGGCCGATCTGCTGGCACTGGATGAAGGCAGCAATTACGAGAACGCCGAAGCGGTGACCCGAGCGATCAGCCGCCGCGTGGCCGACCAGCGCCGCGACGAGCAGGCCGCTGCCGAGCAGACCCAGGTGGAAAAGGAACTGTCGGTCGCGCGTTTGAACCTGCTGCATGCGCAGGTCGAACCGCACTTCCTGTACAACTCGCTGGCCAACGCACAGGTGCTGACCCGCACCGACCCGGCGCGCGCTGATCAGATGCTGGGTCACCTGATCCAGTACCTGCGCAGTTCGCTGCCGCAGGTGGATGAGTCGGTGTCCACGCTGGGCGTGGAGCTGGACCGCACCCGCGCCTACCTGGAGATTCTGCGCATCCGCATGGGCGCACGTCTGGCGGTGGAAGTGCAGGTGCCCGCCGAGCTGCACGACGTGAAGCTGCCGGCGATGGCGCTGCAGACCCTGGTCGAGAATGCGATCAAGCATGGCCTGGAGCCCAAGCCCGGTGGCGGTACGATCTGGATCATCGCGCGTGGTTTCGATGACCACGTCACCGTAACCGTGGCCGACGATGGGCTCGGCTTCGGCCAGGGCACCAGTGGCACCGGCATCGGCCTGAAGAACCTGCGTGAGCGCCTGCGCCTGACCTGCGGCGAGCAGGCCGGTGTGGCGATCGTCGCCAATTTCCCCAGCGGCGTGGCCGCCACCATGACCCTGCCGCAGTCGGCCAAGGAGCCCCGCCATGCCGCTTGA
- a CDS encoding LysR family transcriptional regulator, whose protein sequence is MDTLDAMRVFVTVVERNGFSAAAQALDMSTAGVTRQVAALEKRLSTRLLHRTTRRVSPTSAGAAYYAQCVRLLAEFDALEASIGAQALEPSGMLRINAPVSWGIACLGPLLAGYRERFPQVELDLALSDRLVDMVEEGYDVAIRITREPGPTLIARRLGQSRISLCAAPAYLAAHGTPQTPQDLQMHACLGYSYWAAGDHWPLQGPGGEVKVAVTTLLRANNGDVLREAAIAGMGVILQPDFLLEEALADGRLVRILPGWEAAPIGIFAVYTSRSHLAPKVRSFIDYLVETGV, encoded by the coding sequence ATGGACACTCTGGATGCCATGCGCGTGTTCGTCACGGTGGTCGAACGCAACGGCTTCAGCGCCGCCGCACAGGCGCTGGACATGTCCACGGCCGGGGTCACCCGCCAGGTCGCCGCGCTGGAAAAACGGCTGTCCACCCGTCTGCTTCACCGCACCACCCGCCGGGTCAGCCCGACCAGTGCCGGCGCCGCCTACTACGCGCAATGCGTGCGCCTGTTGGCCGAGTTCGATGCATTGGAAGCCAGCATCGGCGCACAGGCGCTGGAGCCGTCCGGCATGCTGCGCATCAATGCACCGGTCAGCTGGGGCATCGCCTGCCTCGGCCCTTTGCTGGCCGGCTACCGCGAGCGCTTCCCGCAGGTCGAACTTGACCTGGCACTGTCTGATCGCCTGGTGGACATGGTCGAGGAAGGCTATGACGTGGCCATCCGCATCACCCGCGAGCCGGGCCCGACCCTGATCGCGCGGCGCCTCGGCCAATCGCGGATCAGCCTGTGTGCCGCACCGGCCTACCTGGCCGCGCATGGAACACCACAGACCCCGCAGGACCTGCAGATGCATGCCTGCCTCGGCTACAGCTACTGGGCAGCGGGCGACCACTGGCCACTGCAGGGACCCGGCGGCGAAGTGAAGGTCGCGGTCACCACCCTGCTACGCGCCAACAACGGCGATGTCCTGCGCGAAGCTGCCATCGCCGGCATGGGCGTGATCCTGCAGCCGGACTTCCTGCTGGAGGAAGCGCTCGCCGATGGCCGCCTGGTGCGCATCCTGCCCGGATGGGAAGCCGCACCCATCGGCATCTTCGCCGTCTACACCAGCCGCAGCCACCTCGCGCCGAAGGTACGCAGTTTCATCGACTACCTGGTGGAAACCGGGGTGTGA
- a CDS encoding M13 family metallopeptidase: MSKLRRPTLALAIVASLSLAACDRPADHAAGTAAPTEATPAAAKPMLGSFGFDASGMDRSIAAGDDFFGFANGSWVKNTEIPADRSRFGSFNVIAEKTQADTRAILEGAAGNAQASGEDKLIGDYYAAYMDEAGIEQRGLAPLQPQLKTIDAIADKAGLARALGGDVRADVDLLNATNFYTDRLFGLWVSVDLLQPDRTAPYLVQGGLGMPDRDFYLGGGRMAELRKQYQAYIAQVLQLAGVADPAGKAQRILALETKIAQAHATQEETNDVTKGANPWTQADFNAKAPGMDWAAFLDAAALGKQQDFIVWQPKAVAGLSKLVATEPLDAWKDYMTFHALDRAAAYLPKKFADARFAFHGTALSGTPQQSDRWKRAVDDANHAVGEAIGKRYVEKHFDAKTKERADAMAKNIIAAFAKRIDALAWMSPQTKASAKAKVAGLTVGMGYPDTWRDYTGLDIRRDDPLGNAQRAELFEYQRNIAKLGKPVDHSEWAMLPQTINAMNVPLENRLVFPAAILQPPFFDGAADDAVNYGAIGAVIGHEISHGFDNAGALFDDTGKLHNWWTAEDLKQFNAAGDALAAQFSSYEPFPGVHVNGKLTLGENIADVAGLGTAYDAYQLSLQGKPGQTLEGFTPDQRFFLGFAQAWRSKSREQALRNSLLTDVHAPGQFRALTVRNIDAWYPAFEVKEGQKLYLAPDKRVKVW, translated from the coding sequence ATGTCCAAGCTGCGCCGCCCCACCCTGGCACTGGCCATCGTTGCCAGCCTGTCCCTGGCCGCCTGCGACCGCCCGGCCGATCACGCCGCCGGCACCGCCGCACCGACCGAGGCGACACCCGCTGCTGCCAAGCCGATGCTGGGCAGTTTCGGCTTCGACGCCAGTGGCATGGACCGCAGCATCGCCGCCGGTGATGATTTCTTCGGCTTCGCCAACGGCAGCTGGGTGAAGAACACCGAGATTCCGGCAGACCGCTCGCGCTTCGGCAGCTTCAACGTGATTGCCGAGAAGACGCAGGCCGACACCCGTGCGATCCTGGAAGGCGCCGCCGGCAACGCCCAGGCCAGCGGCGAAGACAAGCTGATCGGCGACTACTATGCCGCCTACATGGACGAGGCTGGCATCGAGCAGCGCGGCCTGGCGCCGCTGCAGCCGCAGCTGAAGACCATCGATGCGATCGCCGACAAGGCCGGCCTGGCCCGCGCCCTCGGCGGCGACGTGCGCGCCGATGTCGACCTGCTCAACGCCACCAACTTCTACACCGACCGCCTGTTCGGCCTGTGGGTCTCGGTGGACCTGCTGCAGCCGGACCGCACCGCGCCGTACCTGGTGCAGGGCGGCCTGGGCATGCCGGACCGCGACTTCTACCTGGGCGGCGGCCGCATGGCCGAACTGCGCAAGCAGTACCAGGCCTACATCGCACAGGTGTTGCAGTTGGCCGGCGTGGCCGACCCGGCCGGCAAGGCGCAGCGCATCCTCGCCCTGGAAACCAAGATCGCCCAGGCGCATGCCACCCAGGAAGAAACCAATGACGTGACCAAGGGCGCCAACCCCTGGACCCAGGCCGACTTCAACGCCAAGGCCCCGGGCATGGACTGGGCCGCGTTCCTGGACGCTGCCGCGCTCGGCAAGCAGCAGGACTTCATCGTGTGGCAGCCCAAGGCCGTGGCCGGCCTGTCCAAGCTGGTGGCCACCGAGCCGCTGGATGCCTGGAAGGACTACATGACCTTCCACGCGCTGGACCGTGCCGCCGCCTATCTGCCGAAGAAGTTCGCCGATGCGCGCTTCGCCTTCCACGGCACCGCGCTGAGCGGTACGCCGCAGCAGAGCGACCGCTGGAAGCGTGCCGTGGATGACGCCAACCATGCCGTCGGCGAGGCCATCGGCAAGCGCTACGTCGAAAAGCACTTCGATGCGAAGACCAAGGAACGTGCCGACGCGATGGCGAAGAACATCATCGCTGCCTTCGCCAAGCGCATCGATGCACTGGCCTGGATGTCGCCGCAGACCAAGGCCAGTGCCAAGGCCAAGGTGGCCGGCCTGACCGTGGGCATGGGGTATCCGGACACGTGGCGCGACTACACCGGCCTGGACATCCGTCGCGATGATCCGCTCGGCAATGCGCAGCGCGCCGAGCTGTTCGAGTACCAGCGCAACATCGCCAAGCTGGGCAAGCCGGTCGACCACAGCGAGTGGGCGATGCTGCCGCAGACCATCAATGCGATGAACGTGCCGCTGGAAAACCGCCTGGTGTTCCCGGCAGCGATCCTGCAGCCGCCGTTCTTCGACGGCGCCGCCGACGACGCGGTGAACTACGGTGCGATCGGCGCGGTGATCGGCCACGAGATCAGCCACGGCTTCGACAACGCAGGCGCGCTGTTCGACGACACCGGCAAGCTGCACAACTGGTGGACCGCCGAAGACCTCAAGCAGTTCAACGCGGCGGGCGATGCACTTGCCGCGCAGTTCAGCAGCTACGAGCCGTTCCCGGGCGTGCATGTGAACGGCAAGCTGACCCTGGGCGAGAACATCGCCGACGTCGCCGGCCTGGGCACCGCTTACGACGCCTACCAGCTGTCGCTGCAGGGCAAGCCGGGCCAGACCCTGGAAGGCTTCACCCCGGACCAGCGCTTCTTCCTCGGCTTCGCCCAGGCCTGGCGCAGCAAGAGCCGCGAGCAGGCGCTGCGCAACTCGCTGCTGACCGATGTGCACGCGCCGGGCCAGTTCCGCGCGTTGACGGTGCGCAACATCGACGCCTGGTACCCGGCATTCGAAGTGAAGGAAGGCCAGAAGCTGTACCTGGCCCCGGACAAGCGGGTCAAGGTGTGGTGA
- a CDS encoding EAL domain-containing protein, with the protein MQDGSRRQEWRPPAVEVGDVEESFAHEASRLHREDRPMPALRHALARPLRAITWGGVVLGVLLAVGLAAMLANDYQRRLEAAQRQSRALAVGSERLLALELRNLERAMGGIAADAAELFRTVPAQAPALLDAAIAGVLGRHAELHSIVVLDTYGRALTAGKGDLQLPLWTDPQRRGQGSALYIGPPQRASDGDWVVPLALPMAGNRWLLARLRCGELQRIVGGLDVGPNGLASISDADGYMLARVPDPQGTVGRRYTLPARKLLGRQAVVELGSIPGAVDHIPRISTISTLENSPLAVQVGLADEDVLKPWWPYLQAAIAIMLAYAALLLVLLYAVRRSTHRQQSMAEELRTGHAELRLAHHVGRVCTWYVDEDAALLRWSPLAREIFGVQTDALPVADFFARVHHDDSARMQQAFDQAFAGNAVLDEEFRLVLPGGAVRWVAARGQRVAVADRQRRMIGALTDLSERYQAREQMRQVERRFRLLFDRNPAPFWVFDPDTLRFIEVNEAAVQQYGYSRDEFLAMSILDIRPREGWDEVKGAIAQVRSGELQDAAVRLHQRKDGTVFEVRVHLSQLDFDGQPACLVLAEDVSERLAYERDLAYHARHNPATGLLNVRALSEQLDEQSGAYTIAYVQLRGLQLVADTLGREIGDAVLQSMASRLGGLGARFGLLAFQPAEDFVLAIAPEHNTQRVLDDLLQIVSAPMRGQDSLHQFEPRIGVAVRDADAGHTAEQAIGMAAQAAHAARAEGNVVAWFDAAVTTRLADRLRLAGRIHAAIDNEFQLYFQPIRHASDGSPASLEALLRWPQADGSFIPPSEFIQLCEDTGLILALGRWVIRAAAQAQRRLVEAGWGELSIAVNVSAVQFFNSDLVAEFARAQQDFGLARGALHVELTESSLMRKPAQAMQTMQRLHEQGISVSLDDFGTGYSSMSYLQHLPLDILKIDRSFVADVETNPRNASICRALLSLGHSMGLTIIAEGVETPGQLDWLAAHGCDQVQGYLLGRPAPLEKIIAQLDEVVA; encoded by the coding sequence ATGCAGGACGGGTCGAGGCGTCAAGAATGGCGTCCGCCGGCCGTTGAGGTCGGGGACGTGGAGGAATCGTTCGCGCATGAAGCCAGCCGACTGCACAGGGAAGACCGACCGATGCCGGCGCTGAGACACGCGCTGGCCCGGCCGTTGCGTGCCATTACCTGGGGCGGTGTGGTGCTGGGCGTGCTGCTGGCAGTGGGCTTGGCCGCCATGCTGGCCAACGATTACCAGCGCCGGCTGGAAGCCGCACAGCGGCAGAGCCGGGCGTTGGCGGTAGGTAGCGAACGGCTGCTGGCACTGGAGCTGCGCAATCTGGAGCGGGCGATGGGCGGTATCGCCGCCGATGCGGCCGAATTGTTCCGCACCGTACCTGCGCAGGCGCCCGCGCTGCTGGACGCCGCCATTGCCGGCGTGCTGGGCCGGCATGCCGAGCTGCACAGCATCGTCGTGCTCGATACCTACGGCCGTGCCCTGACGGCGGGCAAGGGCGACCTGCAATTGCCGCTGTGGACCGATCCGCAGCGGCGAGGTCAGGGAAGTGCGCTGTACATCGGGCCGCCGCAGCGTGCCAGCGACGGGGATTGGGTGGTGCCGCTGGCGCTGCCAATGGCTGGCAATCGCTGGCTGCTGGCGCGGCTGCGCTGCGGCGAACTGCAGCGGATCGTGGGCGGTCTGGATGTGGGGCCGAACGGTCTGGCCTCGATCAGTGACGCCGATGGCTACATGCTGGCCCGTGTTCCCGATCCGCAAGGCACCGTCGGCCGTCGCTACACGCTGCCCGCACGCAAGCTGCTGGGCCGGCAGGCCGTGGTTGAACTGGGCAGCATTCCCGGCGCGGTGGACCACATACCGCGCATCTCCACCATCAGTACCCTCGAAAACAGCCCGTTGGCCGTGCAGGTTGGCTTGGCCGACGAGGACGTGCTGAAGCCGTGGTGGCCGTATCTCCAGGCGGCGATCGCCATCATGCTGGCCTACGCCGCCCTGCTGCTGGTGCTGCTGTATGCCGTGCGCCGCAGCACACACCGGCAGCAGTCGATGGCCGAAGAACTGCGGACGGGCCACGCCGAGCTGCGCCTGGCCCATCATGTGGGCCGTGTCTGCACCTGGTATGTCGACGAAGACGCGGCGCTGCTGCGCTGGTCACCGTTGGCGCGCGAGATCTTCGGTGTGCAGACCGATGCACTCCCCGTAGCCGATTTCTTCGCCCGCGTGCACCACGATGACAGCGCACGCATGCAGCAGGCGTTCGACCAGGCCTTTGCCGGCAATGCCGTACTCGATGAAGAATTCCGGCTTGTGTTGCCGGGCGGGGCAGTGCGCTGGGTTGCCGCGCGTGGCCAACGGGTAGCGGTGGCGGATCGGCAGCGGCGCATGATCGGCGCACTGACCGACCTCAGCGAGCGCTATCAGGCGCGCGAACAGATGCGCCAGGTTGAACGCCGCTTCCGTCTGCTGTTTGATCGCAATCCTGCGCCGTTCTGGGTATTCGATCCGGACACATTGCGCTTCATCGAGGTCAACGAGGCGGCCGTGCAGCAGTATGGTTACAGCCGCGATGAATTCCTGGCCATGAGCATCCTCGACATCCGCCCACGCGAGGGCTGGGACGAGGTCAAGGGCGCGATCGCGCAGGTGCGCAGTGGGGAGCTTCAGGATGCTGCGGTGCGCCTGCACCAGCGCAAGGATGGCACGGTGTTCGAAGTGCGCGTGCACCTGTCACAGCTGGACTTCGATGGCCAGCCCGCGTGCCTGGTGCTGGCCGAGGATGTCAGCGAGCGGCTGGCCTACGAACGCGACCTGGCCTATCACGCACGCCACAACCCGGCCACGGGCCTGCTCAACGTGCGCGCACTGAGCGAACAGCTGGACGAGCAGTCCGGTGCCTACACCATCGCCTATGTGCAGCTGCGCGGCCTGCAGCTGGTGGCCGATACGCTGGGCCGCGAGATCGGCGACGCGGTACTGCAGTCGATGGCCTCGCGCCTGGGTGGGCTCGGCGCGCGCTTCGGCCTGCTGGCGTTCCAGCCCGCGGAGGACTTCGTGCTGGCCATTGCGCCGGAACACAACACCCAGCGCGTGCTGGACGATCTGCTGCAGATCGTATCGGCACCGATGCGCGGCCAGGATTCGCTGCACCAGTTCGAACCCCGCATTGGTGTGGCGGTACGTGACGCCGACGCAGGCCACACGGCGGAACAGGCGATCGGCATGGCCGCGCAGGCAGCGCACGCGGCGCGCGCCGAAGGCAACGTCGTGGCCTGGTTCGATGCGGCGGTGACGACCCGCCTGGCCGACCGCCTGCGCCTGGCCGGTCGCATCCACGCGGCCATCGACAACGAGTTCCAGCTGTACTTCCAGCCGATCCGGCATGCCAGCGATGGCAGCCCGGCGTCACTGGAGGCGCTGCTGCGCTGGCCGCAGGCCGACGGCAGTTTCATCCCGCCCAGCGAGTTCATCCAGTTGTGCGAGGACACCGGCCTGATCCTGGCGCTGGGCCGCTGGGTGATCCGCGCGGCGGCGCAGGCGCAGCGGCGTCTTGTCGAAGCGGGGTGGGGCGAACTGTCGATCGCGGTCAACGTGTCGGCGGTGCAGTTCTTCAACAGCGATCTGGTGGCCGAGTTCGCCCGCGCGCAGCAGGATTTCGGCCTGGCCCGCGGCGCACTGCACGTGGAGCTGACCGAGAGCAGCCTGATGCGCAAGCCGGCACAGGCGATGCAGACCATGCAGCGCCTGCACGAGCAGGGCATCAGCGTGTCGCTGGACGATTTCGGTACCGGCTACTCGAGCATGTCCTACCTGCAGCACCTGCCGCTGGACATCCTCAAGATCGATCGCAGCTTCGTCGCCGACGTGGAAACCAATCCGCGCAACGCGTCTATCTGCCGGGCGCTGCTGTCGCTGGGCCACAGCATGGGGCTGACGATCATCGCCGAGGGCGTGGAGACGCCCGGGCAGCTGGACTGGCTGGCCGCGCATGGCTGCGACCAGGTGCAGGGTTACCTGCTGGGGCGACCGGCACCGCTGGAGAAGATCATCGCGCAGCTGGATGAGGTTGTTGCATGA
- a CDS encoding M28 family metallopeptidase produces the protein MKRVVLGVLALSVSSALMAATPKFDGARISADVKELASDAYEGRSPATAGEQKTIAFLSKQFADAGLQPGGDLKDGKRLWTQAVPLRKGDIVGTPQLSLQQGGKTITLEQGKQIAVRAAMNGATNVDISKAPLVFLGYGVKAAERNWDDFKGVDLKGKIAVVLINDPDFETGKGDFDGKGMTYYGRWTYKYEEGARQGALGVLIVHETAPASYGWATVAGSNTNTMFDVVRDNPADSHPLLEGWIQRDLAVELFRSAGQDFEALKKKAQQRDFTPVPLTGASLDAKYAVKTEVITSHNVAARLEGSTHADETVIYSAHWDHIGVGEPDARGDRIFNGALDNASGTASLIELARGFAKAPRPQRSVVFLAVTAEEKGLLGSEYYATHPLYPLEKTVAMINMDGMAPFGPSRDFGIYGAARFELLDQLKDVAKGWDIRYTPDPKPEAGLFFRSDHFPFAKRGVPALSWSAGQDWVDGGVAAGKKASEDYTAKRYHQQGDEWQPDWVFAGAARDLEVLYTLGNQLANSRAWPNWSKDEAFRAVRDASADQRK, from the coding sequence ATGAAGCGAGTAGTACTGGGCGTGCTGGCCCTGTCGGTGTCGAGCGCACTGATGGCGGCCACCCCGAAATTCGATGGCGCGCGGATCTCCGCCGACGTCAAGGAACTGGCCTCCGACGCCTACGAAGGCCGCTCGCCGGCCACCGCCGGCGAACAGAAAACCATCGCCTTCCTCAGCAAGCAGTTCGCCGATGCCGGGCTTCAGCCCGGCGGCGACCTCAAGGACGGCAAGCGCCTGTGGACGCAGGCCGTACCGCTGCGCAAGGGCGACATCGTCGGCACCCCGCAGCTGTCGCTGCAGCAGGGCGGCAAGACCATCACGCTGGAGCAGGGCAAGCAGATTGCCGTGCGTGCGGCCATGAACGGCGCCACCAACGTGGATATCAGCAAGGCACCGCTGGTGTTCCTCGGTTACGGCGTGAAGGCAGCAGAGCGCAACTGGGACGACTTCAAGGGCGTGGACCTGAAGGGCAAGATCGCCGTCGTGCTGATCAACGACCCGGACTTCGAGACCGGCAAGGGCGATTTCGACGGCAAGGGCATGACCTACTACGGCCGTTGGACCTACAAGTACGAAGAAGGCGCACGCCAGGGCGCACTCGGCGTGCTGATCGTGCATGAGACCGCACCGGCCTCATACGGTTGGGCCACGGTGGCCGGTTCCAACACCAACACCATGTTCGACGTGGTGCGTGACAACCCGGCCGACAGCCACCCACTGCTGGAAGGCTGGATCCAGCGCGATCTGGCGGTGGAACTGTTCCGCTCGGCGGGGCAGGATTTCGAGGCGTTGAAGAAGAAGGCGCAGCAGCGCGACTTCACCCCGGTGCCGCTGACCGGCGCCAGCCTGGACGCGAAGTACGCGGTGAAGACCGAAGTGATTACGTCGCACAACGTGGCCGCACGCCTGGAAGGCAGCACGCATGCGGATGAAACCGTCATCTACAGCGCGCACTGGGACCACATCGGCGTGGGTGAACCGGACGCACGCGGTGACCGCATCTTCAACGGCGCGCTGGACAACGCCAGTGGCACCGCCTCGCTGATCGAACTGGCGCGCGGCTTCGCCAAGGCACCGCGTCCGCAGCGTTCGGTCGTATTCCTGGCAGTGACGGCCGAGGAGAAGGGCCTGCTGGGTTCGGAGTACTACGCAACGCATCCGCTGTACCCGCTGGAGAAGACCGTGGCGATGATCAACATGGACGGCATGGCGCCGTTCGGTCCGTCGCGCGATTTCGGCATCTACGGCGCTGCGCGCTTTGAACTGCTGGACCAGTTGAAGGACGTGGCCAAGGGCTGGGACATCCGCTACACGCCGGACCCGAAGCCGGAGGCCGGTCTGTTCTTCCGTTCCGACCACTTCCCGTTTGCCAAGCGTGGCGTGCCGGCGCTGTCCTGGTCGGCAGGACAGGATTGGGTGGACGGTGGCGTCGCGGCGGGCAAGAAGGCGTCCGAGGACTACACCGCCAAGCGCTACCACCAGCAGGGCGACGAGTGGCAGCCGGACTGGGTGTTCGCCGGCGCCGCTCGTGACCTGGAAGTGCTGTACACCCTGGGCAACCAGTTGGCCAATTCGCGTGCCTGGCCGAACTGGAGCAAGGACGAGGCGTTCCGCGCGGTGCGTGACGCCAGCGCCGACCAGCGCAAATAA
- a CDS encoding oxygenase MpaB family protein, producing the protein MPPLLHRLSRPVTAPIRRWVLDAFPRGQSGIDYDHPLGDPGWFGPHSVTWRMHAELPSMLAGGLCALMLQTLHPRALAGVYDHSNFRQDLVGRLRRTTAFVAGTSYAPAGEVEALVAKVRRIHAQIRGQTAQGEPYAADDPQLLTWVHVTEAYGFLQGYRRYGREVPAEVADRYYDEYRCVAEALGAVDVPRSTAEVDAYFCARQPELVVDERSREVLQVLSGVRLPVPVPGLSREIFLGSGAALLPDWAEGMLERSARQRAQAAASSKLMQGMAPLFRRALPDGLATRACARVGVPVEVLRQWPALPR; encoded by the coding sequence ATGCCGCCGTTGCTGCACCGTCTTTCCCGCCCCGTCACCGCCCCGATCCGGCGCTGGGTACTGGATGCGTTTCCGCGTGGCCAGAGCGGTATCGACTACGACCACCCGCTGGGCGATCCCGGTTGGTTCGGGCCGCACAGCGTGACCTGGCGGATGCACGCCGAACTGCCCTCGATGCTGGCCGGCGGCCTGTGTGCGCTGATGCTGCAGACCCTGCACCCGCGGGCACTGGCCGGTGTCTACGATCATTCCAATTTCCGCCAGGACCTGGTCGGCCGCCTGCGCCGCACTACTGCCTTCGTGGCGGGCACCAGCTACGCACCGGCAGGTGAGGTGGAAGCGCTGGTGGCCAAGGTGCGGCGCATCCACGCGCAGATCCGTGGCCAGACCGCGCAGGGCGAGCCGTATGCCGCGGATGATCCGCAGCTGCTGACGTGGGTGCATGTGACCGAGGCCTACGGCTTCCTGCAGGGCTATCGCCGCTACGGACGCGAAGTGCCGGCTGAGGTTGCCGACCGCTATTACGACGAGTACCGCTGCGTGGCCGAAGCGCTGGGTGCGGTGGACGTGCCGCGCAGTACGGCGGAAGTGGATGCGTACTTCTGCGCGCGGCAGCCTGAGCTGGTGGTGGACGAACGCTCCCGCGAAGTGCTGCAGGTGCTGTCCGGCGTGCGCCTGCCGGTGCCGGTGCCCGGTCTGTCACGCGAGATCTTCCTGGGGTCGGGTGCCGCGCTGCTGCCGGACTGGGCCGAGGGCATGCTCGAGCGCAGCGCGCGCCAGCGTGCGCAGGCCGCAGCATCATCGAAGCTGATGCAGGGGATGGCGCCGCTGTTCCGTCGCGCGCTGCCCGATGGCTTGGCGACACGCGCCTGCGCACGGGTGGGTGTGCCGGTGGAGGTGTTGCGGCAGTGGCCGGCATTGCCCCGGTAG
- a CDS encoding LytTR family DNA-binding domain-containing protein: protein MPLEALIAEDEELLRHSLVEQLGRLWPELKLVAECEDGASALEQLAEKQPDIAFLDIRMPGISGIEVARALAELSPRTQVVFVTAYDQYAIDAFEQGAMDYLLKPVSDERLLATRDRILSRLPSTRQDDAVLERLLQRLGAGPVANDRPPLAWITASNGRDTQLIMLDDVIYFRADNKYTTVVTAAGESLLRTPLRELLEVLDPQHFRQVHRSTIVNMKAVAAVSRDDTGRGVLRLRQRAETLVVSQPFMSLFRGM, encoded by the coding sequence ATGCCGCTTGAAGCGCTGATCGCCGAAGACGAGGAACTGCTGCGGCACTCGCTGGTCGAGCAACTCGGGCGGCTGTGGCCGGAACTGAAGCTGGTGGCCGAATGCGAGGACGGTGCCAGTGCGTTGGAACAGCTGGCCGAGAAGCAGCCGGACATCGCCTTCCTCGACATCCGCATGCCCGGCATCAGCGGCATTGAAGTGGCGCGTGCACTGGCCGAGCTGAGCCCACGCACCCAGGTGGTATTCGTCACCGCCTATGACCAATACGCCATCGATGCCTTCGAGCAGGGCGCGATGGATTACCTGCTCAAGCCAGTCAGCGACGAGCGGCTGCTGGCCACGCGCGACCGCATTCTTTCGCGGCTGCCGTCCACGCGCCAGGACGATGCGGTGCTGGAGCGCCTGCTGCAGCGCCTGGGTGCAGGCCCGGTCGCCAACGATCGGCCACCGCTGGCCTGGATCACCGCCAGCAACGGTCGCGATACGCAGCTGATCATGCTCGACGATGTGATCTATTTCCGCGCTGACAACAAGTACACCACGGTGGTCACTGCGGCCGGCGAAAGCCTGTTGCGCACACCGCTGCGCGAGCTGCTGGAAGTACTCGATCCGCAGCACTTCCGCCAGGTGCACCGCTCCACCATCGTCAACATGAAGGCCGTGGCAGCGGTCAGCCGTGACGACACCGGCCGCGGTGTGCTGCGCCTGCGTCAGCGTGCAGAAACACTGGTGGTCAGCCAACCGTTCATGAGCCTGTTCCGCGGCATGTAG